One Nostoc sp. CENA543 genomic window, CTGCGTGAAGATATGGTCAATATGATCGTACATGACTTACGCAACCCCCTCACCAGCATTATCATCTCCAATGAAGTGTTGCAAATTCCTGGACTATCACCAGAAAAGCATGAACAAAAGACACATAAAATTATTCTCGCAGCCCAACAAATGCAATCTATGATTGATAGCTTGCTGATTATGGCTAAGTTGGAATCTGGTAAAATGGTTCTCCAGCGCAACGATGTAGAACTGGGTACGCTTTGTCTGTCGGCGTTGGCGGATGTGGAAGAAATTGCTCACCACAAGAATCTTCATCTGATCAGCGAACTACCCAATCCAGGAAGCATGGTAAATGTCGATTTACCGATTTTTCGCCGCATTTTAGATAATTTACTCTCTAATGCCATTAAATTTTCCCCTCCTCACTCTCAAGTTATCCTCAAAGCAGAATGTTCTACTACAGATATTAAATTGCAAGTTATCGATTCCGGTTCAGGAGTACCGCCAAATTTACGCCAAAGCATTTTTGAAAAGTATGAGATTGGCACAAGAATGAGCGAGGTTTCACAAATTGGCTTAGGATTAGCTTTTTGCAAAATGGCAATTGAGGCGCATCACGGTATGATTATGGTTGAAGATAATTATCCCCAAGGGAGTGTTTTTACAATTTTCTTACCGTCAATTTAGAACACAAAAATAATTTCATTTCTGAAATTCCCTCGCTTCTTATATAGTAACAATTAAGACTAAGCTCCCTTGCTGTCTACCTACAAATATTTACATCCTTCTACTTATTTATGGTGTCTTCTAGCCAAAAACTACGGCAGTTACTTGCAAAACCTGAAATTATTGTGATTCCTGGTGTTTATGATTGCTTAAGTGCAAAGTTGGCAGAAAATATAGGTTTTGATGTTATAGCTACCAGTGGTTTTGGTATTGCAGCTTCTACCTTGGGTTTACCAGACTATGGTTTTCTCTCCGTTACAGAAACCCTATATAGTATTGGACGCATTGCTCAAGCGGTGAATGTACCTCTGATTGCAGATTTAGATACCGGCTATGGCAATGCTCTGAATGTGATGCGGACTATTAAGGATGCTGTACAGTTGGGAGTGGCGGGGGTGTTGCTAGAAGACCAGGAATGGCCGAAAAAGTGCGGACACTTTGAAGGTAAACGAGTCATCCCCACGGAAGAACACGCCGGGAAAATCAGAGCCGCAGTTGAGGCGCGGGGAGATAGTGGTTTAGTGATTATCGCCCGGACTGATGCCCGTGCGCCTTTGGGTTTAGAGGCAGCGATCGCTCGTGGTCGTTCTTATATTGCTGCCGGAGCAGATATACTCTTTGTAGAAGCACCCCAATCTGTAGAAGAATTAACAGCAATTAGAGCTGCTTTTCCTGACATCCCCTTAGTAGCTAATATCGTTGAAGGTGGTAAAACTCCTTCCCTTTCGGCTACTGAATTACAAAATCTAGGCTTTAAAATTGTCTTTTTTCCATTAACTGGTTTATTAGCAGTTACCCAAACTCTTACTAATTGTTTAACGCATTTAAAACAACAGGGAACAACAGCTAATTTTCATGATTTAGTGAGTTTTCAAGATTTTCAAGCACTCGTCGGTGTTCCCCAATTTCTGAAAACAGAAAAGAAATTCACTATAGAAAATGATGAATAAATTTCCCCAATCTATCCAATACAAAGATACATACGATATTAACCAAAATACTATTCTCACCCTATATCAAGCTAATCAATGGTCATCAGCAGAAAAACCGGATTTACTCTACCAAGCTTTGATAAATTCCCATTCGCTCATTTCTGCATGGCATGAAGACAAGTTGGTAGGTTTGGGTAATGCTATTTCAGATGGCTTTTTAGTAGTGTATTATCCTCATTTATTAGTCTTGCCAGATTACCAAAATCAAGGTATCGGCAGTCAGATTATCAAAATGCTGATAGCTCGCTATGATGGCTTTCATCAGCATATTTTACTGGCGGAAAACCAAGCCATTAATTTCTACAAAAAAGTAGGTTTCCAGCGTGCAGGTGCAACAGAACCTATGTGGATTTACTCTGGAAATGACCACTGAATTTAGACATCTATTTCTTATTTTCTTAGAAAATCAGGTTACTAATTTGTAAAAAATTTCATTATTCTACTCATTTAAATGTTCTTTTAAAGATGAATATAAATTAATAATGTGATGGTCAGCCAAGCTGTAATAAACATTTTTACCTTCTCGACGATAATTCACTAACCGCATCGCTTTTAATAATCGCAATTGATGAGAAACAGCCGATTCGGTCATTTTTGTTAAAGCAGCTAAATCACA contains:
- a CDS encoding response regulator codes for the protein MNHQHSILIIDDEPDNFDVIEILLDSENYELHYAPSGQQAIDCLDSFQPDVILLDVMMPDLDGMEVCRKIKSERQWQTIPIIMVTALTAKEDLAKCMAAGADDFISKPVNGVELRARVNSMLRIKGQYDQLQSLLNLREDMVNMIVHDLRNPLTSIIISNEVLQIPGLSPEKHEQKTHKIILAAQQMQSMIDSLLIMAKLESGKMVLQRNDVELGTLCLSALADVEEIAHHKNLHLISELPNPGSMVNVDLPIFRRILDNLLSNAIKFSPPHSQVILKAECSTTDIKLQVIDSGSGVPPNLRQSIFEKYEIGTRMSEVSQIGLGLAFCKMAIEAHHGMIMVEDNYPQGSVFTIFLPSI
- a CDS encoding oxaloacetate decarboxylase, with protein sequence MSSSQKLRQLLAKPEIIVIPGVYDCLSAKLAENIGFDVIATSGFGIAASTLGLPDYGFLSVTETLYSIGRIAQAVNVPLIADLDTGYGNALNVMRTIKDAVQLGVAGVLLEDQEWPKKCGHFEGKRVIPTEEHAGKIRAAVEARGDSGLVIIARTDARAPLGLEAAIARGRSYIAAGADILFVEAPQSVEELTAIRAAFPDIPLVANIVEGGKTPSLSATELQNLGFKIVFFPLTGLLAVTQTLTNCLTHLKQQGTTANFHDLVSFQDFQALVGVPQFLKTEKKFTIENDE
- a CDS encoding GNAT family N-acetyltransferase — its product is MMNKFPQSIQYKDTYDINQNTILTLYQANQWSSAEKPDLLYQALINSHSLISAWHEDKLVGLGNAISDGFLVVYYPHLLVLPDYQNQGIGSQIIKMLIARYDGFHQHILLAENQAINFYKKVGFQRAGATEPMWIYSGNDH